DNA sequence from the Scophthalmus maximus strain ysfricsl-2021 chromosome 1, ASM2237912v1, whole genome shotgun sequence genome:
TATCAAATAAACATAAAGTTCTTATTTCATTTGACAGTCAAGAGCATTTGtgtggacatggacatggatgGATTGGGTTTATAGGCAGTAAGTCAAGCCAATCCGTCGTCCCCCTAAACACAGGCACGGCATCCGCACATGACATCAGCCGCCTGGTGGTTTCTATTTGGGTCCAACGTGAATTGTGTCAGTGACTCAGGCCAGCTCCTGCGGCAAAGGGTGTGGACCATCATGAGCAGATTTCCCCATGAAGAAACTTGTGTAATCATGGCCAAGTCGGGACACCGGCAGCAAACTCAGAGGTCCACATGGGAcagcatttttctttcacagtcaGAGATTGGTGGAAAAGAGTAGACACAAGACTTCATTGTATGCTGTCACTCTGAAATCAACTGCATACACGCACGtgcatgcacgcgcgcacacacacacacacacacacacacacacacacacacacacacacacttcactacCTGTTCCCTGCTCcacccctttgtttttttcttttttgtatatATACTGTTACTTCTCAACTTCACAGTCTatgcttcacacacacgcacacgcacacgcacacacacacacacacacacacacacacacacacacacacacacacaaacacacttcacttcacttcacttccgGTTCCCCTCTCCAACCCtttggtttttctgtttttggccCTTGTAGTTTCAGATATCATCCAGCAGGGGGCAACATCCCACTTGTGTACCAGCTGTGTGGCAGTCTCTCAGGTGAATGTGACTGAAAACCTCAACATCACAGTTTCTGACACAGCAGAACTTTTCTCTTCGAAACCAACGCTCCTGAACTATTGACTGTTTTTAGAAAATAGGTCCATTCGTCTCTAAGGTAAAGCTGGCAGATTTGagctataaaataaaataaaatagaataaaataaaacaataatgtaaGGGATTGgttaatgataaaaataaatgaaaaattcagATGTGAGAGGATGGACAATTACATGGAGGTAACCCCCCTAAACACCCCTTTAATCGAATAGTTcgattttttccccacagagtcATCTTGAAGCTCCAAAAGTTCGGCAACGTGCTACTTAAGAAGTTCGTTGTGTTTGAGGACACGCACTTCACATTTccatggaaaaagaaacaacaactgcaCCAGAATGCTCCGCGCACATTGAAGTGGGACCACCGCCTTCCTCCTGACGCACGGCTGAGTCAGCGGGGGCGCGCGTTAACGATAGTAAATCCCAGGACGTGAAAAGCGCGCACATGGCTCCATCCTTCTCCAGCCTCGCAGCCTATAAAGCCAAAAAACTTCAGGCCAAGTTGCCAGACAAGAGAAACACCGCGTGGATGTCTTGCAAATTTAAGCCAGGAGAACTTGACACCAGGTATGGTTAAAgactattattatttcaaaattaatatcataataattttttattacattttttattcaactaTTCGAACTTAAATAAAAACGATTTCTCcaagcgtttaaaaaaaaaacttttagcGACACATTAATCTacactataatatatatatattgttttttaaattatctatCAATTTAGTCTGCTGATAAACACAGAGGATACTTCTGGTTTAATGTACCAACCTTTaggatttttccccccagtcaCATTAAGGTCTAACCTGCAGTATTCTGAATTTGTGCATGTAGGAGTTAATAAAAGATCATctcaaatataatataaaatatgattaaatacaTCACATATTTAAAAGTCCTTTCAAAGTCCTTGTGTCCTTATGTCATTATTACTGCTATTTATGTCACCTGAACTATAACATGTGTTTTTCTACAATAGATCCGTCAGACGCTGACGGTTGTATTATTTTCCAAGCTGTATAGCTTGTTAACATGTCTTGCAACAGTCCACATAAAACAGCTATTTCCATTTCTCACTGCCTTTTTCCAAACCACACTGCCCTGAGTGTCTGTTTACATTTAGAGTATGACTCCACCCTAGGTTTCTGtgtttcagaatcagaatcagaatgatCCTTAATGTCATTATATTGCTTCTCTCACACAGGAAAGGAacacagtaaagaaacacaatgGAGCTGAAACCTTTGTGGAAGAAGCTGGGCTCAGTATTGCGCGCCACGCTCACGTTCCTCTTTGCTCTGCTGGTCCTGAGTGTGATGGTGTGGGCCTACGTCGACGGTTTCCAACTCGCAACCTCCACGTATGGAATCATCTCCTTTGGCTTTTATGgactgctcctctccctccacgtGTTCATCCAGAGCTTCTTCGCCTTCATCGAACACCGGCGTATGAAGGCCCGCACGGAGCCGTGCACCTTCACCAAAACTATCGGCTTCACTATATCGGCCTACCAGGAGGACCCTACCTATCTCAGAGAGTGCCTCAACTCCATCAGGGCTCTCAAGTATCCTCCTGAGCTGCTGCGCATCATCATGGTGGTAGACGGGAACTCAGACGATGACCGATATATGATGGACATGTTCAGAGAGGTGTTTATCGACCAGGATCCCGGCTGTTATGTGTGGAGAAACAACTACCACACGTGGGACCCCACCCAGGCCCAGCCGGATGAGGAGAAGGGCACAACTATGGGCACAGCAGCGGATGCTGATTATGTTATAGGAGAGGATCCGCAGCGAAAAGAGGTAGAACACTTGATCCAGAGCAAGAGCTGTGTGTGCATTATGCAGAAATGGGGCGGCAAGCGGGAGGTGATGTACACAGCATTCAAAGCACTTGGATCATCAGTTGACTACATACAGGTATCTATTTCTATGTTCTCATTTAAAGTGTTACTTTAGTTAAGATCATTTCACGAAAAGACACTTGCAGTGGAGCACAATTTTAATGACATGGATCTCTTGAATCTCTCTCTTGTTCCCCAGGTATGTGACTCAGACACGAAGCTGGACTCTCTGGCCACAGAGGAGCTGTGCAAGGTGCTGGAGAGCAATTCCAAGTACGGTGCTGTGGGAGGAGATGTGATGATCCTCAACCTGAAAGACTCGTACATCAGCTTCATGAGCAGTCTGAGGTACTGGATGGCTTTCAACATCGAAAGGTCCTGCCAGTCCTTCTTCAACTGTGTGTCCTGCATCAGTGGGCCTCTGGGTAAGTCAAGGGGTCAGAGGCTGTGGGTCAAAGAAGCAGCAGTGCTTGAATTGTAACttatatttccttttgtttgtttgtggtctcTTCGTTTGCTCCACGAAGGCCTGTACAGGAACGATCTCCTCCAGCAGTTTCTGGAGTCCTGGTACAATCAGAAGTTTTTGGGAACTCATTGCACCTTTGGTGACGACAGACATCTCACAAACCGGATGCTGAGCATGGGCTACGCCACTAAGTATGAACCCTCTTAACTTTATAATGTACATAAATCACACAATAAACCTCAGTTAATATAACAATATCAAATGTGGAAGGTTTCATAGCTCTTCATAGTGTTTTTCCCCCATCTTTTTAAAGATACACAGCTCGCTCCAAATGCTACACGGAGACACCTGCTCAGTTCCTGCGCTGGCTGAGCCAGCAGACTCGCTGGACAAAATCGTACTTCCGTGAGTGGCTCTACAATGCAATGTGGTGGCACAAACACCACCTGTGGATGACCTACGAGTCCATCGTCTCAGGTATTTTCCCCTTCTTTGTCACCGCCACCATCATCCACCTGTTTTGGACCGGCACACTGTGGGACATCCTCTGGATCCTCTGCTGCATCCAGTTGATCGGGCTGGTGAAAGCGGCCTACGCCTGCATTCTGCGCAGAGACATGGTGATGGTGTTCATGTCACTCTACTCCGCTCTGTACATGACGAGCCTGCTGCCCGCCAAGTATTTCGCCATCATCACCATGAACAAAAGCAGCTGGGGCACATCAGGCAGGCGTAAGATTGTTGGGAACTACATGCCCCTACTCCCTCTGACAGTGTGGGCAGCCATTCTATTAGGCGGGCTCGCCTTTAGAATCTACAAGGAGAGTCAACTGGACTGGTTTACTCCAGCCAAGATACTGGAAGTTGAGTTTCTTGTCTTTGGCTGCGCGGCCTACATTTGCTACTGGCTGTTCATGATGTTCCTCTACTGGGCGTGGTTCCGCAGGTTATGTAGGAAACGCGCTCAGAAATACACAGTCAGTGTGTAGATCCCAAGTGTCCAGTGACAGATGGTTTCGAAGACAAAAGTTCTGTTGTGTCAGAAACTGTGATGTTGAGGTTGTCAGTCACATTAACCTGAGAGACTGCAACCCAGTGAAGAagatttacttattttattaatttgatttctTTAGTCAAGCTGTATATTAATGTTTGACAGGGtctgaatgaaaatgataacatgttgataacacaacaaaaatattgcTAATATATAAGGACACATGTTTGATCGATGTGGAGATGTTGTTGCACATTGAAATGAAACTGTACTCAGGGCTTTCTGGCTCATGCACTTCTGAGGTTTCTCTTTGCCAGTTGAAGACAGGTGAGATGACCTTACAACAGATATTTATTCATGATCTATTGAACTGCTATTTAGTTAAAACATGTTGATTAAAGGGTGTGggtatgtatttaaaaaaaatattcggACAATATGTCCACGTGTGAGTGTTACAGATGCCTCACTGTGCCAGTTGAGTGACCATTTCTTCAGCACTGCAATTGCCATTGCACTGGATCGCGGACAACACTTTCTGTAACACTGCACAGTCActtgaaaaaatacagaaaattgCAGTTATGGTATTGTGCTGTGGGGAAAATGAACAAGCAGAAGAAGACGCCTTATCTTTATCAGAAAACTGaacaatgataatgatatgaCTGAAGACCGAAGTATGGAGTCACTCATGAAACAACGGGTACAGAAGTTTCAGTTAATATTGTATTTAGTTGCCGTACACCTATTCTCTTGATATGTGAAGAACTTTGTAAGATGCACCTCTGAGAGGAAAATGGACAATCATAGGCAagttatgtatatttttctagACAAAATATATGTTACAATGGCTGGAAATACTTgtagtttgaaaatgtgaacaaatgaatggatttgtgaacttgtgatgagatgaaaaataaaatgttttgtatatttgtgtattaGGTATGATGTATTTATGGAACTTATGAAGATGTATTGCATGTTGTGTAAAGAGTaaatttacaaattaaattaaattacttcacaattcaaatgtaaacatgtttgGTGTATGCTTTCATATACAGTTATGTCACAATTAAATGTTTACGCAATAGAAACATATGCCTTTATGATCTTTGGTCATAGGGTCAAGGAGAGTAAATATTAGCTGCAGTGTCTGTATCACGCTCAGGATTCTTTGTTCATGGAAATATTTGTACGTAACTTCGAGGGTGGCGTCCTTGCTTATAGGTTTTTAGAAAAAGCAACAAAGGTGCAAAGAGATTGACCCCTGCTTTCAAATGTTGATAGGTGTTGTAAAGATTTTAAAGGAGGAGAAGTACTTCAACAGGGAACTCTTTGTCATAAATAAGGTGTTCCCGGTTGCACAAACATCAGAGTGGCTCTTGACTATACAGTAAGATCTATACAACCAGTGATAGATCCACATATTCTAATTTGAGGTGTGTAGGAGAATTCTCACTGGAAATGTTCACCTGTATGGGGATGCAAATAACAACAAGGATTAAGTAATAAGTGTGAGGGAAAATGTGCTTGAATATTAATTTAGAATTATACAGCAAGGACTCTTTGCACTCAGGCTTGTATGACTCGTACGACGCCTGACTTCAGTCCTTCACTAGATGCGGAATTGACCAACACCCACATTATTGTCCTTATAATATTATTAGTGTTAATATGAATTTGAGCTGTATTTTCATTCACAAAAGAGATGATATAGAACTGATTAATGCATTTAAAAAGACTAGGGATAAAAAATAACAGGCTAGTTGGAAAAGCACATTAGCAAAGCAGTCAGAACAATGAACAATATATatacctgtatatatatatatatatatatatatatatatatatatatatatatatatatatataggataACAATTACAAATgcataataatttcataaaagaaaagcTAAACAGGAAGGTTTTCAGATGCTTAAGTCAAAAAGGACAGTCAACAATtagaatatttgttttgtcagatttgAGCTATAAGAAGTTCTGCCAACTAATTTAAAAATTGATTGGATGAATTTAATCATCTGCCCTAGGAAAAGAACATACAGGTGAAAGAATAGGactctgcacagacacatgggGCACACCTCAGGTAGTTTCtttagaaaacatgttttagGACCAAACTGGTCAAATtatcaaatatttcacaaaaaaagataaaactggAAAGATTAGAGAAAATGTGAATGCAAATCTGTGTCCGAAAATGCTCCTATCTTATTATTTTGCCCCAATAATTGGTCACAGACACAATTTTTCTGCAgtaatacaaatattatgtttgtatattttgaCGATAATGCAGTTATCATTTACCCTTAGTTATCTTTGGAATGAGGGACTTTTGCTCATGATGGagtatttttacagtgttgtaATGGTATTTTTGTGTAAATACAACCTTAGATTAGCTCTACCACTGTAGAACATTCTCTTGCACCATCTGCATCAACTCAGTTTCTTTGGAGTAAAAGTCAGACTACAACTTCTCAAGAATATCATGCTTATCAAGCGCAGTCCTACTTTGTACTTCTTATAATAATGAAACTCTGTTGTCACTCAGCTGCTGTTTAAACACTGTAAGGGATGGAACATGTTGACGAGATGGCAACAAGACCACAGGCAAAATAAGGAAACACTTATGTTGCTACGCAGAACACAGCACACCATCTGCCTGTTAGTCAGTGACTCAAGACATATGGC
Encoded proteins:
- the has1 gene encoding hyaluronan synthase 1, with the protein product MELKPLWKKLGSVLRATLTFLFALLVLSVMVWAYVDGFQLATSTYGIISFGFYGLLLSLHVFIQSFFAFIEHRRMKARTEPCTFTKTIGFTISAYQEDPTYLRECLNSIRALKYPPELLRIIMVVDGNSDDDRYMMDMFREVFIDQDPGCYVWRNNYHTWDPTQAQPDEEKGTTMGTAADADYVIGEDPQRKEVEHLIQSKSCVCIMQKWGGKREVMYTAFKALGSSVDYIQVCDSDTKLDSLATEELCKVLESNSKYGAVGGDVMILNLKDSYISFMSSLRYWMAFNIERSCQSFFNCVSCISGPLGLYRNDLLQQFLESWYNQKFLGTHCTFGDDRHLTNRMLSMGYATKYTARSKCYTETPAQFLRWLSQQTRWTKSYFREWLYNAMWWHKHHLWMTYESIVSGIFPFFVTATIIHLFWTGTLWDILWILCCIQLIGLVKAAYACILRRDMVMVFMSLYSALYMTSLLPAKYFAIITMNKSSWGTSGRRKIVGNYMPLLPLTVWAAILLGGLAFRIYKESQLDWFTPAKILEVEFLVFGCAAYICYWLFMMFLYWAWFRRLCRKRAQKYTVSV